In a genomic window of Anoxybacter fermentans:
- a CDS encoding radical SAM protein: MSLSIKVTNTVCQAGCEYCYEIPLRENGRGVRPFDLDAIMNEMEYEWKKTSLGQSGQIYLHGGEALTAGHEVVEKLLRKAYELSGSSSIQTYGYLIDDRYIKIFKKYKTSVGISIDGPYPLNELRKVPGQNTEEITKKVHENIKKLKDNGISVGMIVVLHKKNAVGDRLNRLKEWIIELRDKYGVDGGRLNMMVGIHPQAKKYELTPEEAKIAWTELAKLVLVEEDELHWQPFHDIVSNLLGLEQGTCTFNACQYYHAHTEPVIFSDGKTGTCLKTCGKDGHVYPRYLDYKWYDDSQKRFGLIRYDILPKIPQEDGGCKGCKYWRNCLGGCPSAGIDNDWRNKTRFCEALKGLFELVEKHLKRLMPNIVLSTDKEVTFLSKYGITGMQPKAFVYMDYDTAKRPSSWRREAKESKKENHMQIRVPIKGLNGDGCKQFTSPIEHLDGHIRHLDSNYHDLKGEL, translated from the coding sequence ATGAGTTTAAGTATTAAAGTAACAAATACTGTATGTCAAGCTGGATGTGAGTATTGTTATGAGATTCCTTTAAGAGAAAATGGAAGAGGAGTTAGGCCTTTTGATTTGGATGCTATTATGAATGAGATGGAATATGAATGGAAAAAAACTAGTTTAGGTCAATCCGGTCAAATTTACCTTCACGGTGGAGAAGCATTGACTGCAGGACATGAAGTAGTAGAAAAACTGCTGAGGAAAGCTTATGAATTGAGCGGAAGTTCAAGTATTCAGACATATGGATATTTAATTGATGATAGATATATTAAGATATTTAAGAAGTATAAAACTTCTGTTGGAATTAGTATTGACGGTCCATATCCATTAAACGAGTTGAGAAAAGTTCCAGGCCAAAATACAGAAGAAATTACAAAAAAAGTACATGAAAACATTAAAAAGTTGAAGGATAATGGAATTAGTGTAGGAATGATAGTCGTTCTTCATAAAAAGAATGCAGTAGGAGATAGATTAAATAGATTAAAAGAATGGATAATAGAACTTCGAGATAAATATGGAGTTGATGGCGGTAGGCTTAATATGATGGTAGGAATTCATCCACAAGCAAAGAAATATGAATTAACTCCAGAAGAAGCTAAAATAGCGTGGACTGAATTGGCCAAGTTAGTTCTTGTTGAAGAAGATGAATTACATTGGCAGCCTTTCCATGATATTGTATCTAATTTACTTGGACTAGAACAAGGCACTTGTACATTTAATGCATGTCAGTATTACCATGCTCATACTGAACCGGTAATATTCTCTGATGGTAAAACAGGTACTTGCTTAAAAACTTGTGGAAAAGACGGGCATGTTTATCCTAGGTATCTTGATTATAAATGGTATGACGATTCTCAAAAAAGGTTTGGACTTATTAGATATGATATTTTACCCAAAATTCCACAAGAAGATGGTGGATGTAAAGGCTGTAAATACTGGAGAAATTGTTTGGGAGGTTGCCCATCAGCAGGAATTGATAATGACTGGAGAAATAAAACCAGATTTTGTGAAGCATTGAAAGGTTTATTTGAGTTAGTAGAAAAACATCTTAAACGTCTTATGCCTAATATTGTCCTCTCTACAGATAAGGAGGTTACATTTCTTTCTAAATATGGTATAACTGGAATGCAACCTAAAGCTTTTGTATATATGGACTATGACACAGCAAAACGTCCCAGCTCCTGGAGAAGGGAAGCTAAAGAATCTAAAAAAGAGAATCATATGCAGATTAGAGTTCCAATAAAAGGTTTAAACGGAGATGGATGTAAGCAGTTTACCTCACCCATAGAACATTTGGACGGACATATTAGACATTTGGATAGTAATTATCATGATTTAAAGGGGGAGTTATGA
- a CDS encoding DUF483 domain-containing protein — MIKMDAKKDFVVGLDVPPTAEIIWNDPDAEEEWGSIVERAKTLHYRLEYEMVKHKKRKCATLHISPRNYDKDIERILSDGLVWLPIQRTKSYTGFSHKHFPVDELDMNSNVYGVLARNLEDAEDFRAHSMQKKVNHKGIGKLLGFPKCCSGFFVEEWSNGFYDPVYQSALKSKNVKEIGERHIKIRPHIATHQMMRYVGFRLTSHFPCSLDCKDSIEIGKVWYDLAKKIDPQGLRALERILTLPGRWEVLHGVAVVVTEPFTIIANSIPTKEKWVVEWDEVDTY, encoded by the coding sequence ATGATTAAAATGGATGCTAAGAAAGATTTTGTGGTAGGGTTGGATGTTCCACCTACTGCGGAAATAATTTGGAATGACCCAGATGCTGAAGAAGAGTGGGGTAGTATTGTTGAACGAGCAAAAACTTTGCATTATAGATTAGAGTATGAAATGGTAAAGCATAAAAAGAGAAAGTGTGCTACACTTCATATAAGTCCACGTAATTATGATAAGGATATAGAAAGGATTTTATCTGATGGTTTAGTATGGTTACCTATTCAAAGAACTAAGTCTTATACCGGATTTAGTCATAAACATTTTCCGGTAGATGAACTTGATATGAATTCTAATGTTTATGGAGTTTTAGCTAGAAATCTGGAAGATGCTGAAGATTTCCGAGCCCATAGTATGCAGAAAAAAGTAAATCATAAAGGAATAGGTAAATTGTTAGGCTTTCCAAAATGTTGTAGTGGATTTTTTGTAGAAGAATGGAGTAATGGATTTTACGACCCTGTGTATCAATCCGCATTAAAATCAAAGAATGTAAAAGAAATTGGAGAAAGACATATAAAAATTAGACCTCATATAGCAACTCATCAAATGATGAGATATGTAGGATTTAGGTTAACTTCTCATTTTCCTTGCAGTTTGGATTGTAAAGATAGTATAGAAATAGGGAAAGTATGGTATGATTTAGCTAAGAAAATTGACCCTCAAGGATTAAGAGCTTTGGAGAGGATTCTTACTTTACCTGGAAGATGGGAAGTTCTACATGGAGTAGCTGTAGTAGTTACTGAACCATTTACGATTATAGCCAATAGTATTCCTACCAAAGAAAAATGGGTAGTAGAGTGGGATGAAGTAGATACTTATTAG
- a CDS encoding phage holin family protein: protein MIKMSIQEIMDSIKKVLEAPLFKGVFSFVGLVLTKLFGKPDTALQAFIMLLILDLITGFIKAFLSGSARSFISHEKGRKKYLGYAVVLSVCHLLDMAAVPGLRNVALFWGSATETYSILENMEEMGVPMPEFIKQQLNNTKKKYKL, encoded by the coding sequence ATGATCAAAATGTCAATACAAGAGATAATGGACAGTATCAAAAAAGTACTTGAAGCCCCATTGTTCAAAGGGGTTTTTTCTTTTGTCGGATTGGTTTTAACTAAACTCTTTGGAAAGCCTGACACTGCTTTACAAGCATTCATTATGCTTCTGATTCTTGATTTAATAACAGGTTTTATTAAGGCATTTTTATCCGGAAGTGCAAGGTCTTTTATCTCCCACGAAAAAGGTCGGAAAAAATATTTAGGTTATGCTGTGGTACTTTCAGTTTGTCATCTTCTTGATATGGCAGCTGTCCCAGGTTTACGTAATGTGGCTCTATTCTGGGGAAGTGCTACAGAAACCTATAGTATCTTAGAAAATATGGAAGAGATGGGTGTGCCTATGCCTGAATTCATTAAACAACAATTAAACAATACCAAAAAAAAGTACAAGCTTTGA
- a CDS encoding N-acetylmuramoyl-L-alanine amidase family protein, with translation MKRIICIDPGHGEPWPGAVFGDIKESEFCLDVGNFLSRELQRRGHIVVQTRYTSSAIVPGRLTEDLTRRAEIANQIEADIFLSLHFNSHPNHEANGVETWYFKHSTKGRYLAELIQNQLIKKFKMRNRGIKGSRGLIVLKKTLMPAVLIELGFITNPRDRNIMTASVYPERVACAIADGVEIF, from the coding sequence ATGAAAAGAATAATTTGTATTGATCCAGGCCATGGAGAACCGTGGCCTGGTGCTGTTTTCGGAGATATAAAAGAGAGTGAATTCTGTCTCGATGTAGGTAATTTTCTATCAAGAGAACTACAGAGACGGGGACATATTGTAGTACAAACAAGGTACACATCATCTGCGATCGTCCCCGGGAGGCTAACAGAAGACCTTACAAGGCGTGCTGAAATTGCTAACCAGATCGAAGCTGATATTTTCCTTTCACTGCATTTCAACTCTCACCCAAACCATGAGGCAAACGGCGTAGAAACCTGGTATTTCAAGCACTCGACTAAAGGTAGATATTTGGCAGAATTGATTCAAAATCAACTTATTAAGAAATTTAAGATGCGTAACCGCGGGATAAAAGGTTCCCGCGGTTTAATTGTTTTGAAAAAAACCCTGATGCCTGCTGTACTGATTGAACTGGGATTTATTACTAATCCGAGAGATAGAAATATTATGACTGCATCTGTTTATCCAGAAAGGGTTGCCTGTGCAATTGCTGATGGAGTAGAAATTTTTTAA
- a CDS encoding helix-turn-helix domain-containing protein, which yields MFANDQEYEQFLKENVLSTKDAADFLGITRKGISYLVKEGKLRPFKDQDRVRLFSRREVERYKKERDGV from the coding sequence ATGTTTGCTAATGATCAAGAATATGAACAGTTTTTAAAAGAAAATGTGCTCAGTACTAAAGATGCAGCTGATTTTTTGGGAATCACCAGGAAGGGTATTAGTTATTTAGTCAAAGAAGGGAAGCTGCGTCCTTTCAAGGATCAGGACCGTGTACGTCTGTTCTCCAGGAGAGAGGTAGAAAGATATAAAAAAGAACGTGATGGTGTTTAA
- a CDS encoding tetratricopeptide repeat protein, protein MENIEPYLEKAKQGLKEGNYRNFMENISIAKYLTKFHSKNKQEVFYLYIKGLYKLNDYKAAIQVLSEAFPMFEGETKYDLLNLKGLILGRLGDYKDSIQIFEELAKLDEYLSIKIKAINNLAWAYLYLFKVESDPSFLILAAKRCNEAIKKFDLFDDNILKKKILVNLGTAYWFQKKFDQALETFFEAQKFMQDDPKLFNNIASTFARLGNQEKAMEYLKKAELLADKMNNLFEKAQSYRILAELAEFNQDYMQAVDYYLVAYDLYTSIQAFRESLECQDEIDRLTYLIKQESREIMKESWRKKKTNGFDKEIHFTYKKGESR, encoded by the coding sequence ATGGAAAATATTGAACCTTATTTGGAAAAAGCTAAACAAGGATTAAAAGAAGGAAATTATAGAAACTTTATGGAAAATATATCTATTGCAAAGTATTTAACTAAATTTCATTCAAAAAATAAACAGGAGGTTTTTTATCTCTATATTAAGGGATTATACAAATTAAATGATTATAAAGCTGCAATTCAGGTACTTAGTGAAGCTTTTCCGATGTTTGAGGGTGAGACAAAGTATGATTTACTTAATCTGAAAGGTTTAATTCTGGGAAGATTAGGAGACTATAAAGATTCAATTCAAATCTTTGAAGAGTTAGCAAAATTAGATGAATATTTGAGCATAAAAATTAAAGCGATAAATAATTTAGCATGGGCTTATCTATATTTATTCAAAGTTGAATCTGACCCATCATTCTTGATCTTAGCTGCAAAAAGATGTAATGAAGCTATTAAAAAATTTGATTTGTTTGATGATAATATTTTAAAGAAAAAAATATTAGTGAATTTAGGGACAGCCTATTGGTTTCAGAAAAAATTTGATCAAGCTCTTGAAACATTTTTTGAAGCTCAAAAATTTATGCAGGATGACCCTAAATTATTTAATAATATTGCTTCTACTTTTGCTAGATTAGGCAACCAAGAAAAAGCTATGGAATATTTGAAAAAAGCGGAGCTTCTTGCTGATAAGATGAATAATTTATTTGAAAAAGCACAATCATATAGAATTTTGGCAGAGTTAGCTGAATTTAATCAGGATTATATGCAAGCAGTTGACTATTATTTGGTAGCATATGATCTATATACCTCTATTCAAGCTTTTCGAGAAAGTTTGGAGTGTCAGGATGAAATAGATCGTTTAACATACTTGATTAAACAGGAATCAAGAGAAATTATGAAGGAAAGTTGGAGAAAAAAGAAAACAAATGGTTTCGATAAAGAAATTCACTTTACATATAAAAAGGGGGAATCAAGATGA
- a CDS encoding helix-turn-helix domain-containing protein produces MFANDQEYEQFLKENVLSTKDAADFLGITRKGISYLVKEGKLRPFKDQDRVRLFSRREIERYKKERDGV; encoded by the coding sequence ATGTTTGCTAATGATCAAGAATATGAACAGTTTCTAAAAGAAAATGTGCTCAGTACTAAAGATGCAGCTGATTTTCTGGGAATCACCAGGAAGGGTATTAGTTATTTAGTCAAAGAAGGGAAGCTGCGTCCTTTCAAGGATCAGGACCGTGTACGTCTGTTCTCCAGGAGAGAGATAGAAAGATATAAAAAAGAACGTGATGGTGTTTAA
- a CDS encoding site-specific integrase, with translation MKTMNAQEIKKLLNTTKEIYDYTTYGLIYIAIFTGMRRGELLGLRWSDIDFKNKTASIQQTLQKALEGGYRFDTPKTKGSIRMISLPDSVVNILKKIKKEQAQNRLLLGESYKNEYNLVFTNTDGSPITPDAIRHRFNRVKEKSSIDVRFHDLRHTHATLMLEAGIHPKIVQERLGHSSITITMDTYSHVLPSLQKEAVEKLEKMLQSSSNSI, from the coding sequence ATGAAAACCATGAATGCACAGGAAATTAAAAAACTACTCAACACGACTAAAGAAATTTATGACTATACAACTTACGGACTAATATACATAGCGATATTCACCGGTATGCGACGAGGAGAGCTGTTAGGCTTAAGATGGTCCGATATAGACTTCAAAAACAAAACCGCCAGTATCCAGCAAACATTACAAAAAGCTCTTGAAGGCGGTTATCGATTTGACACTCCAAAGACAAAAGGAAGCATAAGAATGATTAGTTTGCCTGATAGTGTGGTAAACATACTTAAAAAAATAAAAAAAGAGCAAGCACAAAACCGCTTACTCCTGGGAGAAAGTTATAAAAATGAATATAATCTTGTCTTCACTAATACCGATGGGTCGCCGATCACCCCGGACGCCATAAGACATAGATTCAACAGAGTAAAGGAAAAATCCTCTATTGACGTACGATTCCATGATTTAAGGCATACTCATGCTACTCTCATGCTGGAGGCCGGAATTCATCCGAAAATAGTTCAGGAAAGACTAGGACACTCCTCCATAACTATAACTATGGATACTTATTCGCATGTCCTTCCAAGCCTACAAAAAGAAGCTGTTGAAAAGTTAGAAAAAATGCTCCAAAGTTCATCGAATTCTATCTAG
- a CDS encoding S41 family peptidase translates to MNIKLLLNILVLSFLVILVLFYSNLGEASSKLVWKEYSNQYFKIKYPAEWNKAEAGNRVGFAPINGSIYFGFDIDVVTTEDVSSFEKFQNRFKNQIKKLHSSASEIEVEEISIDGQPAYKILATNSLYQIKGFIISVYKNKTAFDLTFTGTEEEYFNYYNVFEEMINSIKFYNFKVEEEEIKLVKGRKLTSKEAIEDALYLFEKLEEIHPNLYKYYSKQEAYVYFNQIKEEISKKDEISKLELYKLLAPYVASFKDGHTELSIYNEYNSYLEQGGKIFPLKVVIKGDKLFVGEDFAESDISVATEILSINGVSSSEILETMKKNISYDLEGFRIKRLEDDFPMWLWANYGKKDFFAVKFKIKSGEVKSVFLKGIKDIKKKENDFSLSYPDEGVALLKINNFYSERGEKFKTFVDKSFKEIKSKKCKNLIIDLRNNGGGTSILVSYLYEYITNKPYCTVKETRYKLSDYVLEHGEYFKLSQVAKLGNKRVLVEKPELKKPNKNQYKFNGCIYVLIGKGTYSAAVNFAAMVKDFITGILVGEETGGYASYYGNSVDIELPYSGLTLKVATTQNIRPAGYDNGKGVLPDVKVDVDPLMLVQGKDQVLETVLQMIKNKEINQ, encoded by the coding sequence ATGAATATTAAGTTATTACTCAATATATTAGTTTTATCATTTTTAGTTATATTAGTATTATTTTATAGCAATCTAGGTGAGGCAAGTAGTAAATTAGTTTGGAAAGAGTATTCGAATCAATACTTTAAAATTAAATATCCGGCAGAATGGAATAAAGCTGAAGCTGGTAATAGAGTAGGTTTTGCTCCTATTAATGGTAGCATATATTTTGGGTTTGATATTGATGTTGTCACTACAGAAGATGTATCTTCATTTGAAAAATTTCAAAATCGATTTAAAAATCAAATTAAAAAATTACATAGTAGTGCTTCTGAAATTGAAGTTGAAGAAATTTCTATTGATGGTCAACCTGCTTATAAAATACTTGCAACTAATTCATTGTATCAAATAAAAGGGTTTATAATTTCTGTGTATAAAAATAAGACAGCTTTTGATTTAACTTTCACTGGAACAGAAGAGGAGTATTTTAATTATTATAATGTTTTTGAAGAAATGATAAATTCTATAAAATTTTATAATTTTAAAGTTGAAGAAGAAGAAATTAAATTGGTTAAAGGAAGAAAATTAACTTCTAAAGAAGCAATAGAAGATGCTTTGTATCTCTTTGAAAAATTAGAAGAAATACATCCGAATTTATATAAATATTATAGTAAACAAGAAGCTTACGTATATTTTAATCAAATAAAGGAGGAAATAAGTAAAAAAGATGAAATTAGTAAATTAGAATTATATAAATTATTGGCACCCTATGTAGCAAGTTTTAAAGATGGTCATACCGAACTTTCAATCTATAATGAATATAATAGTTATTTAGAACAAGGTGGTAAAATTTTCCCTTTAAAAGTAGTTATTAAAGGAGATAAGTTATTTGTAGGTGAAGATTTTGCTGAAAGTGATATTTCAGTGGCTACAGAAATATTAAGTATTAATGGGGTCAGTAGTTCAGAAATATTAGAAACAATGAAAAAAAATATTAGTTATGATCTGGAAGGTTTTAGAATTAAAAGACTTGAAGATGATTTTCCAATGTGGTTATGGGCTAATTATGGCAAAAAAGATTTTTTTGCAGTTAAATTTAAAATTAAATCAGGTGAAGTAAAATCAGTATTCTTAAAAGGAATTAAAGATATAAAGAAAAAGGAGAATGATTTTTCTTTATCTTATCCTGATGAGGGTGTAGCTTTATTAAAGATTAATAATTTCTATTCTGAGAGGGGAGAAAAATTTAAAACTTTTGTGGATAAATCTTTTAAAGAAATAAAAAGTAAAAAATGCAAAAACTTAATAATTGATCTGAGAAATAATGGTGGGGGTACATCTATTTTAGTTAGCTATCTCTATGAGTATATAACAAATAAACCTTATTGTACTGTAAAAGAAACAAGATATAAATTATCAGATTATGTTTTGGAGCATGGAGAATATTTTAAATTAAGTCAAGTAGCTAAATTAGGCAACAAAAGGGTATTAGTTGAAAAACCTGAATTAAAAAAACCTAATAAGAATCAATATAAATTTAACGGTTGTATTTATGTTCTGATTGGTAAAGGAACTTATTCTGCTGCAGTAAATTTTGCAGCTATGGTTAAAGATTTTATTACAGGCATTTTAGTAGGAGAAGAAACAGGGGGATATGCTTCCTATTATGGTAATTCGGTAGATATTGAGTTACCTTATTCTGGTTTAACACTAAAGGTAGCGACTACTCAAAATATACGGCCAGCCGGCTATGATAATGGGAAAGGAGTACTTCCAGATGTCAAAGTCGATGTAGATCCTTTAATGTTAGTTCAAGGTAAAGATCAGGTATTAGAAACTGTGTTACAAATGATTAAAAATAAGGAGATAAATCAATGA
- a CDS encoding aspartyl-phosphate phosphatase Spo0E family protein — MCLDKILFSIEVLREKMMNAFNEGDFTEALSLSQQLDKLIVQFQKNLNNSNLSTEHES; from the coding sequence ATGTGTTTAGACAAAATTTTATTTTCAATAGAAGTTTTAAGAGAGAAGATGATGAATGCATTCAATGAAGGAGATTTTACTGAAGCACTTAGCTTGAGTCAACAATTAGATAAATTAATTGTTCAATTCCAAAAGAATTTAAACAATTCTAATTTAAGTACTGAACATGAATCCTGA
- the rimO gene encoding 30S ribosomal protein S12 methylthiotransferase RimO, translating to MISVGLVTLGCPKNQVDSEIMLGLLDQAKFNIVDNLEEADVVIVNTCGFIESAKQESIDTILELSQLKDSGRLKYLVVTGCLAQRYYDELKKEIPEIDTILGTGNFDRIVEVIEEGLKGQDLGGIIRPKFEYRKDLPRIITTPGYTAYVKIAEGCNNRCSYCIIPTLRGPLKSRSIEDILEEVKELVSRGVKEIILVAQDTTVYGIERYGQPMLAALLRKLVEIDGIHWIRIMYSYPDYLTDEVIEIIAQEEKICKYLDLPIQHASDRILKLMNRPTRQKEVEALIKKIRERIPDVVLRTSLIVGFPGETEEDFQQLVDFVRRIRFDRLGVFTYSREENTPADRMKGHLPEEIKKERWNKIMAIQREIALEKNEVMIDKEVEVLVEEVYSEEEGIVIGRTQWDAPEIDNLVYVYNCHAQVGDFIMAKIVDALEYDLVGEEIK from the coding sequence ATGATTTCAGTAGGGTTAGTAACATTAGGCTGTCCAAAAAATCAGGTAGATTCGGAAATTATGCTTGGTTTATTGGATCAAGCTAAATTTAACATTGTTGATAATCTAGAAGAAGCTGATGTAGTAATAGTCAATACATGTGGTTTTATTGAAAGTGCCAAACAGGAATCTATAGATACTATTCTAGAGTTGAGCCAATTAAAAGATTCTGGCCGGCTTAAATACCTGGTGGTTACAGGTTGCCTTGCACAAAGGTATTATGACGAACTCAAAAAAGAAATTCCTGAAATTGATACAATTTTAGGGACTGGTAATTTTGATCGGATTGTAGAGGTTATTGAGGAAGGGCTTAAGGGGCAAGATCTGGGTGGTATTATCCGTCCAAAGTTTGAATATCGTAAAGATCTACCCAGGATAATTACAACCCCAGGTTATACTGCATATGTAAAGATTGCCGAGGGTTGTAATAATCGCTGTAGCTATTGTATTATTCCCACTTTACGTGGACCACTTAAAAGTCGTTCTATAGAAGATATTTTAGAAGAAGTAAAAGAGCTTGTATCTCGGGGTGTAAAAGAGATTATCTTAGTTGCTCAGGATACAACAGTTTACGGGATTGAACGTTATGGACAACCAATGTTAGCTGCTTTACTCAGGAAACTGGTAGAGATAGATGGTATCCATTGGATCCGGATTATGTACTCTTATCCGGATTATTTAACTGATGAAGTAATTGAGATTATTGCACAAGAAGAAAAAATTTGTAAATATCTTGATTTACCGATTCAGCATGCTTCTGATCGTATTTTAAAATTAATGAATCGACCAACCCGACAAAAAGAAGTAGAAGCGTTAATCAAAAAGATTAGAGAACGAATTCCCGATGTGGTACTTCGAACATCACTGATTGTGGGATTTCCTGGTGAAACAGAAGAGGATTTCCAGCAGTTGGTTGATTTTGTCCGGAGAATACGCTTTGATCGTTTGGGGGTATTTACCTATTCTCGGGAAGAGAATACCCCTGCTGACCGGATGAAGGGTCATCTACCTGAAGAGATAAAAAAAGAACGCTGGAATAAAATTATGGCTATCCAGCGTGAGATTGCTCTAGAAAAGAATGAAGTAATGATTGATAAAGAGGTAGAAGTATTGGTTGAAGAGGTATATTCTGAAGAAGAGGGGATAGTCATTGGACGTACCCAATGGGATGCTCCCGAAATCGATAATCTTGTCTATGTTTATAACTGTCACGCACAGGTTGGAGATTTTATAATGGCAAAGATTGTGGATGCGCTAGAATATGATCTGGTGGGAGAGGAGATTAAATGA
- the pgsA gene encoding CDP-diacylglycerol--glycerol-3-phosphate 3-phosphatidyltransferase, with product MNLPNKLSLLRIILVPLFLIFLLVKFNMPYGEYAKYIAIFIFVIAALTDSLDGYIARKHGLITKLGKLIDPLADKMLISGALIALVSLGEVSAWPAFIIITREFAVTGLRAIASAEGVVIAASIWGKMKTISQIIAILAVMIDISIFKIPFDAHEILIWIATFITIISGLDYMIKGWHILRSEKH from the coding sequence ATGAATTTACCAAACAAATTATCATTGTTACGGATTATTTTAGTACCGCTATTTTTGATTTTTTTGCTGGTTAAATTTAATATGCCTTATGGTGAATATGCTAAATATATTGCTATCTTTATTTTTGTTATAGCTGCTTTAACTGATAGTCTGGATGGTTATATTGCTCGAAAGCATGGTTTGATTACTAAATTAGGTAAATTGATTGATCCACTGGCTGATAAGATGCTCATTTCTGGAGCTCTTATTGCGCTGGTTAGTCTGGGTGAGGTCAGCGCCTGGCCGGCATTTATTATCATCACCCGGGAATTTGCCGTGACCGGTTTGCGAGCCATTGCTTCAGCGGAAGGTGTTGTTATTGCTGCCAGTATTTGGGGAAAAATGAAAACCATTTCTCAAATTATTGCTATCTTAGCTGTTATGATTGATATCAGTATCTTTAAGATTCCATTTGATGCTCATGAAATTTTAATCTGGATTGCTACTTTTATTACCATTATTTCAGGGTTAGATTATATGATTAAAGGTTGGCATATTTTGAGGAGTGAAAAACATTGA
- a CDS encoding phosphatidylglycerophosphatase A has protein sequence MKTLVKWLGLGLGTGLSPKAPGTVGSLLALVIAANIKIVHASYFLLISIIAGVLICELTERELGCKDDSRIVFDEMVGQWIAVAGFTGYYLIAGFILFRIFDILKPPPVRQLQKFHGGLGVMLDDILAGGMSWVILILIKNLLLLVPVF, from the coding sequence TTGAAAACTTTGGTAAAATGGTTGGGACTGGGTCTCGGAACTGGTTTAAGCCCAAAAGCTCCGGGGACGGTTGGTTCATTACTGGCTCTGGTAATTGCGGCCAATATAAAAATTGTGCATGCTTCTTACTTTCTTTTAATTAGTATCATTGCAGGTGTACTGATTTGTGAATTGACTGAAAGGGAGCTAGGATGCAAAGATGATAGCCGGATTGTCTTTGATGAGATGGTAGGTCAATGGATTGCAGTTGCCGGCTTCACTGGTTATTATCTCATTGCTGGTTTTATTTTATTTAGAATCTTTGATATTTTAAAGCCACCCCCTGTTCGTCAATTGCAAAAGTTTCACGGTGGGCTTGGAGTTATGTTGGATGATATACTGGCTGGTGGAATGAGCTGGGTTATTTTAATTCTAATTAAAAATTTGCTGTTATTAGTACCGGTTTTTTAA
- a CDS encoding integrase core domain-containing protein: protein MIESFFGTFKDWYKQRKGFNNFVSANQLIFMFIYFYNYVRPNSAPNNLTPAQVAGCNYSDKQRKPWLLAA, encoded by the coding sequence ATAATTGAATCTTTCTTTGGAACTTTTAAAGATTGGTATAAGCAACGTAAAGGTTTTAATAACTTTGTTTCCGCTAATCAGCTTATCTTTATGTTTATTTATTTTTATAATTATGTTAGGCCTAACTCTGCACCAAATAACCTAACCCCAGCTCAAGTTGCTGGATGTAACTATTCTGACAAACAACGAAAACCCTGGCTGCTAGCTGCTTAA
- a CDS encoding pre-peptidase C-terminal domain-containing protein: MYTIYVDTLDYLIGVNLIISDWCKVTPVRAAPDFNLFLYDPSGNLVASSEGTECQEDIKFFLTVTGTYTIKVYSYSGDVDYVLDVSN, translated from the coding sequence CTGTACACCATCTATGTTGATACTTTGGATTACTTAATTGGTGTAAACCTGATAATTTCCGATTGGTGTAAGGTAACTCCAGTAAGAGCAGCTCCAGATTTTAATCTGTTCCTGTATGATCCAAGTGGAAACTTAGTTGCATCTTCTGAAGGAACTGAGTGTCAGGAAGATATTAAATTTTTCCTAACAGTGACCGGTACTTATACCATCAAGGTTTACTCTTATAGTGGTGATGTCGATTACGTATTAGATGTAAGCAATTAA